In a single window of the Anaerocolumna cellulosilytica genome:
- a CDS encoding adenine phosphoribosyltransferase: MKKLEEYVRSIPDFPEEGIVFRDVTSVLQDKDSLKMSIDQMQSLLDDVDIDVVVGPESRGFIFGVPIAYNLNKAFVPVRKKGKLPCETIEMEYALEYGTATIEMHKDAIKPGQRVAIIDDLIATGGTIEAITKLIESLGGIVVKIIFLMELEGLHGRDKLKGYDVEAVIKYEGK; this comes from the coding sequence ATGAAAAAGTTAGAAGAATATGTAAGAAGTATACCTGATTTCCCTGAGGAAGGCATTGTATTTAGAGATGTGACCAGCGTATTACAGGATAAAGACAGCTTAAAGATGTCAATTGACCAGATGCAGTCACTTTTAGATGATGTTGACATAGATGTAGTGGTAGGACCTGAGTCCAGAGGCTTTATCTTTGGTGTTCCGATTGCATATAACTTAAATAAAGCATTTGTACCGGTTCGTAAGAAAGGTAAACTTCCTTGTGAGACAATTGAGATGGAGTATGCTTTGGAATATGGCACCGCTACGATAGAGATGCACAAGGATGCCATTAAGCCAGGTCAAAGGGTTGCAATTATAGATGACCTGATAGCAACAGGGGGAACGATTGAAGCGATTACAAAACTAATTGAGAGTTTAGGAGGAATCGTAGTTAAGATTATTTTCTTAATGGAACTGGAAGGGCTTCATGGACGTGATAAATTAAAGGGCTATGATGTGGAAGCTGTAATTAAGTATGAAGGTAAATAA
- a CDS encoding RelA/SpoT family protein, which translates to MEDKANSIGNVKDNDVKNSKKTIPSDYTSPEELYLRLVKIVESYHPSADISMIEKAYRVADLAHKEQFRKSGEPYIIHPLCVAIILAELELDKETIVAGLLHDVVEDTVCTVEEISKDFNDEIALLVDGVTKLTQLNYSKDKVEIQAENLRKMFLAMAKDIRVILIKLADRLHNMRTLQFQTPIKQKEKARETMDIYAPIAQRLGISKIKIELDDLSLKYLEPEVYKDLTEKINSRKGEREEIINGIVKEVRYHVIAADIEAKIDGRVKHFFSIYKKMVNQNKTLDQIFDLFAVRIIVESVKDCYAALGVIHEMYKPIPGRFKDYIAMPKPNMYQSLHTTLIGPGGQPFEIQIRTYEMHRTAEFGIAAHWKYKEGHDGKNSQDTEEAKLTWLRQILEWQRDMSDNKEFLSLLKSDLDLFSESVYCFTPTGDVKNLPNGSTPIDFAYSIHSAVGNKMVGARVNGKLVNIEYVIQNGDRIEIITSQNSKGPSRDWLSLVKSTQAKNKINQWFKTELKEDNITKGKDMIIAYCKTKGIVLSDLLKTEFMSRVMSKYGFRDWDSIYAAVGHGGLKEGQVINKLKDEFDKKHKKDITDEKVLETITDVKENKPASFAKSRSGIVVEGIHDVAVRFSKCCSPVPGDEIVGFVTRGRGVSIHRTDCINLMNLSEEDRARLIEAEWNVSSDKAQGELYTAEIKIYANNRSGVLVDVSKILTENKIDVTSMTVRTSKQGTATISVGFEINGVEQLRYIVAKLRSIESVLDIERTTG; encoded by the coding sequence ATGGAAGATAAGGCAAACAGCATTGGAAATGTAAAAGATAATGATGTTAAAAATAGTAAAAAAACAATCCCCTCTGATTATACAAGTCCGGAGGAACTATACCTAAGACTGGTTAAAATTGTGGAAAGTTACCATCCTTCTGCTGATATTTCCATGATTGAAAAGGCGTATCGTGTTGCCGACCTTGCACATAAAGAACAATTTCGAAAGTCCGGGGAACCTTATATTATACATCCCTTGTGTGTAGCCATAATATTGGCAGAACTTGAATTAGACAAGGAGACCATTGTGGCAGGCCTGCTTCATGATGTGGTAGAAGATACTGTCTGTACGGTAGAAGAAATCTCGAAAGACTTCAATGATGAAATAGCTCTGTTAGTTGATGGGGTAACAAAGCTGACCCAGTTAAACTATTCGAAAGATAAAGTGGAAATCCAGGCAGAAAATTTAAGAAAGATGTTTCTTGCTATGGCTAAGGATATTCGGGTAATACTGATTAAATTAGCTGACCGGTTACACAACATGCGGACACTTCAGTTCCAGACACCTATAAAACAAAAAGAAAAAGCAAGGGAAACCATGGACATCTATGCACCGATTGCGCAGAGGTTAGGTATTTCCAAAATTAAAATTGAACTGGATGATTTGTCCTTAAAGTATCTTGAGCCGGAAGTGTATAAAGACTTAACGGAAAAGATTAACTCCAGAAAAGGAGAACGGGAAGAAATCATTAACGGAATTGTGAAGGAAGTGCGTTACCATGTCATAGCCGCAGATATTGAAGCGAAGATAGACGGAAGGGTAAAGCATTTCTTTAGTATATATAAAAAGATGGTAAACCAGAATAAAACGCTAGATCAGATATTTGATTTATTTGCTGTCCGTATTATTGTGGAATCTGTAAAAGACTGTTATGCGGCACTAGGTGTGATTCATGAAATGTATAAACCTATCCCCGGTCGGTTTAAAGATTATATTGCCATGCCAAAACCCAATATGTATCAATCGCTTCACACTACTTTAATTGGTCCCGGCGGGCAGCCTTTTGAAATACAAATCAGAACTTATGAGATGCACCGTACTGCTGAATTTGGTATTGCGGCCCATTGGAAGTATAAAGAAGGTCATGACGGTAAGAATAGTCAGGATACAGAAGAGGCAAAATTAACCTGGCTGCGGCAGATACTGGAATGGCAGAGAGACATGTCTGATAATAAAGAGTTTTTAAGTCTGTTAAAGAGTGACTTAGACTTGTTCTCAGAGAGTGTTTACTGTTTTACTCCCACAGGCGATGTGAAAAACCTGCCTAATGGTTCAACTCCCATCGATTTTGCTTACAGTATCCATAGTGCAGTAGGAAATAAAATGGTAGGTGCCAGAGTAAACGGAAAATTAGTTAATATAGAGTATGTTATTCAAAACGGAGACAGAATAGAGATTATAACATCCCAAAATTCCAAAGGACCCAGCAGGGACTGGTTATCTCTTGTTAAAAGCACCCAGGCAAAGAATAAAATAAACCAATGGTTTAAGACAGAGCTAAAGGAAGACAACATCACCAAAGGCAAGGATATGATTATTGCTTACTGTAAAACCAAAGGTATTGTATTAAGTGATTTACTTAAGACTGAATTTATGAGCAGGGTTATGTCAAAATACGGTTTCAGAGACTGGGATTCCATATATGCAGCCGTAGGGCATGGCGGACTAAAAGAAGGCCAGGTCATAAATAAGCTTAAGGATGAATTTGATAAAAAGCATAAAAAAGACATTACGGATGAAAAAGTTCTGGAAACTATTACGGATGTAAAAGAAAATAAACCCGCATCCTTTGCAAAATCCAGAAGTGGTATCGTTGTAGAAGGTATTCATGATGTAGCAGTTCGTTTTTCCAAATGCTGCAGCCCTGTACCAGGGGATGAAATCGTTGGTTTTGTAACCAGAGGAAGAGGGGTATCTATCCACCGTACGGACTGTATTAATCTTATGAATTTATCAGAAGAAGACCGTGCCAGATTAATTGAAGCAGAATGGAACGTTTCTTCTGATAAAGCCCAGGGAGAGCTATATACTGCTGAAATTAAAATATATGCCAATAACAGGAGCGGTGTACTGGTAGATGTTTCTAAAATTCTCACTGAAAATAAAATCGATGTCACTTCTATGACCGTTAGAACCAGTAAGCAGGGAACGGCTACCATAAGTGTTGGCTTCGAAATAAACGGCGTGGAGCAGCTAAGATATATTGTAGCAAAATTAAGAAGTATTGAAAGCGTACTGGATATTGAACGTACAACAGGCTGA
- a CDS encoding MBL fold metallo-hydrolase, producing the protein MKIQTLVLGAVRTNCYLITNEETRETIIIDPGAQAELVKAKIQELGSVPMAVLLTHGHFDHIMAAKELAEEYAIEIYVHETEKELVSNSSLNGGYLINTSYGLVPDTLIKEEVLKMAGFELQVLHTPGHTVGSVCFYLKDQKVLISGDTLFLGSVGRTDLPTGNFDTLQKSIREKLFILPEDVIVYPGHGDATTIGYEKNHNPYVS; encoded by the coding sequence ATGAAGATTCAAACCTTGGTATTAGGTGCGGTCAGAACGAATTGTTATCTGATTACGAATGAAGAGACAAGAGAAACAATTATTATAGATCCGGGAGCACAGGCGGAATTAGTAAAAGCAAAAATCCAAGAACTTGGCAGTGTACCCATGGCTGTATTACTGACACATGGACATTTTGATCATATTATGGCGGCCAAGGAATTGGCAGAAGAATACGCGATAGAAATATATGTACATGAGACAGAAAAAGAATTAGTAAGTAACAGCAGTTTAAACGGAGGGTATTTAATAAATACTTCCTATGGGCTGGTGCCTGATACACTTATAAAAGAAGAAGTGCTTAAAATGGCAGGTTTTGAATTACAGGTACTGCATACGCCAGGCCATACTGTCGGAAGTGTATGTTTTTATCTAAAAGACCAGAAAGTCTTAATCAGCGGAGATACTTTATTTCTTGGTTCTGTCGGACGTACCGACCTTCCAACAGGGAATTTTGACACCCTGCAAAAATCTATAAGGGAAAAGCTGTTTATTCTCCCAGAAGATGTAATCGTTTATCCGGGACATGGAGATGCCACTACCATTGGCTACGAGAAAAACCATAACCCTTATGTGAGTTGA
- the hemZ gene encoding coproporphyrinogen dehydrogenase HemZ: protein MITIYLLNEDFEYDIHALTKAFYPKETIKVIKKSFDIFELIEERTGNLVLCKEEEELKIYLSITKGTICLAVLKDGAERITYEEKIKDGSKSALRNSVKQLLYNSLSKLSGYMLPWGTLTGVRPTKIALELLENGVKDDEIENRMKEVYYCSQEKTKLSLLVAQKEYELLKEIDYQNSYSIYIGIPFCPSTCLYCSFTSYSLERSGHLMEEYLQALYKEITFAGTCLKEKKLITVYLGGGTPTTLTAKQLDGLLNHIKTNLTMSAVVEFTVEAGRPDSITKEKLLVLKKHGISRISINPQTMNQNTLDAIGRKHTVEEVKKAFLLARECGHDNINMDLIIGLPLEDEKQVEYTLQEIGALKPDSLTIHTLALKRAARLNTEKQSYQDIHYGDAKKMLFLTQEFARIQGYEPYYLYRQKNMAENLENTGYALKGKEGLYNILIMEDKQTILALGAGALSKFIFPKENRIERVENVKSLKDYIERIDEMIERKHRFLLDNNMF from the coding sequence GTGATAACTATATACCTGTTAAATGAAGATTTTGAATACGATATTCATGCTTTAACAAAAGCATTTTATCCCAAAGAAACCATTAAAGTAATAAAAAAATCCTTTGATATATTTGAGTTAATAGAAGAAAGAACTGGTAATTTGGTGTTGTGTAAGGAAGAGGAGGAATTGAAGATTTATCTTTCTATTACAAAAGGCACCATATGCTTAGCGGTTTTAAAAGATGGAGCAGAACGGATTACCTATGAGGAAAAGATTAAGGATGGCAGTAAAAGTGCCCTTAGAAACAGCGTAAAGCAGTTGCTCTATAATAGCCTTTCTAAGCTTAGCGGTTATATGCTTCCCTGGGGAACCCTAACGGGTGTACGACCAACAAAGATTGCTTTAGAGCTGTTAGAAAACGGTGTAAAGGATGATGAAATAGAGAACAGGATGAAAGAAGTCTACTATTGTTCTCAGGAAAAAACCAAGCTCAGTCTTTTGGTAGCCCAAAAGGAATATGAACTGCTAAAAGAGATAGATTATCAAAATAGTTACAGTATATATATCGGTATACCTTTTTGCCCAAGTACCTGTTTGTACTGCTCTTTTACCTCTTATTCCCTAGAACGAAGCGGGCATTTAATGGAGGAATATTTACAAGCACTCTATAAAGAAATTACCTTTGCAGGAACCTGTTTAAAAGAAAAGAAGTTAATTACTGTTTATTTAGGCGGCGGAACACCTACCACTTTAACGGCGAAGCAATTAGACGGGCTGCTAAATCATATTAAAACAAACCTTACTATGTCTGCGGTAGTGGAATTTACGGTGGAAGCCGGCAGACCGGATAGTATTACAAAAGAAAAGCTGCTGGTGTTAAAAAAACATGGTATCAGCAGGATATCCATAAATCCTCAGACTATGAATCAGAACACATTAGATGCGATTGGCAGAAAGCATACAGTTGAAGAAGTAAAGAAAGCTTTTTTATTGGCAAGAGAATGTGGTCATGATAATATAAATATGGATTTAATTATTGGCTTGCCTTTAGAAGATGAGAAACAGGTAGAGTATACACTGCAAGAAATAGGTGCATTAAAACCTGACAGTCTGACAATTCATACATTGGCATTAAAACGTGCAGCCAGATTAAATACAGAAAAACAATCATATCAGGACATCCATTATGGAGATGCCAAAAAGATGCTGTTTCTAACCCAGGAATTCGCAAGGATTCAGGGATATGAACCCTATTATTTGTATCGTCAGAAAAATATGGCGGAAAACCTTGAGAATACCGGATATGCTCTAAAAGGAAAAGAAGGGCTTTATAATATATTGATTATGGAAGACAAACAGACTATACTAGCCTTAGGAGCGGGTGCTTTGTCTAAATTTATATTTCCTAAGGAAAACCGAATTGAGCGGGTAGAAAACGTGAAAAGCCTAAAGGATTATATAGAACGTATTGATGAAATGATTGAAAGAAAACATAGATTCTTGCTTGACAATAACATGTTTTAA
- a CDS encoding HD-GYP domain-containing protein: MLLENISELVGCEEKEGTLRDDLEEAIDHGILVSKLAFQLSKELSEDREFGYTMAQAGMLHDIGKLKLGQHLYGRRKDTLVVEEMKYIRMHPEIGFRILKQHDYSNLLLESIHHHHENYDGSGYPHNLKGDTIPLGGRILRICDVYAALISDRRYRAAFDKETAIRLMIEEVKNFDMRIFLKFLGIIHSEDFKHIDKFVEDINKKNYMWRKILHDGFY; encoded by the coding sequence ATGCTGTTAGAAAACATATCGGAGCTTGTTGGCTGTGAAGAAAAAGAAGGAACTTTAAGAGACGATTTAGAAGAAGCCATTGATCATGGCATTTTAGTGAGTAAACTTGCATTTCAGTTGTCAAAAGAACTGTCAGAGGATAGGGAATTTGGTTATACTATGGCTCAGGCAGGAATGCTTCATGATATCGGTAAGTTAAAATTAGGACAGCATTTGTATGGAAGAAGAAAAGATACTTTGGTTGTGGAGGAAATGAAATACATCCGGATGCATCCTGAAATTGGATTTAGAATACTAAAACAGCATGATTATAGCAATTTATTACTGGAGTCAATTCATCATCATCATGAAAATTATGATGGGTCCGGTTACCCCCACAATTTAAAAGGAGATACCATTCCGTTAGGTGGCAGAATACTAAGAATCTGCGATGTGTATGCAGCTTTAATATCAGACCGCAGATACCGTGCTGCCTTTGATAAAGAAACGGCAATTCGTCTTATGATTGAAGAAGTTAAGAATTTTGACATGAGAATATTTTTGAAATTTTTGGGAATTATTCATTCGGAAGATTTCAAGCACATAGACAAATTTGTTGAAGATATAAATAAAAAGAATTACATGTGGAGAAAAATACTGCATGATGGATTTTATTAA
- the hisS gene encoding histidine--tRNA ligase, producing MITQRPKGTQDWFGSNMYKRTKIEELARELCKVYNIKEIITPVFEHTVLFQRGVGETTDVVQKEMYTFMDKGDRSVTLKPEGTAGAIRAYLENNLYAESQPTKLFYVTPAFRYEQPQSGRLRQHHQFGVEFVGSKSPLAEVELITLITTFISKIGLRNAKLHINSIGCGNCRKTYNEALLAYLKKHEEKLCPTCKERMQKNPLRVLDCKVPTCKEIVKEAPRTIEYLDEECKNHFEELQSLLTELNIPFEIDTGIVRGLDYYTKTVFEFVNEEGFTLCGGGRYDNLVHEIDEKQDIPSVGFGMGIERIIYFLEKEQVELETEPPIQLYVGILGTEAKAAAYKIVNQLRNDGIVVETDYMDRSVKAQMKYANKIGAKNTVIIGADEIANNKVKIKNMDNGEQTEVTLNEIVSHYKK from the coding sequence ATGATTACACAAAGACCAAAAGGTACGCAGGACTGGTTTGGTAGTAATATGTACAAAAGAACGAAGATAGAAGAACTGGCAAGGGAATTATGTAAAGTTTATAACATAAAAGAGATTATAACACCGGTCTTTGAACATACGGTCCTGTTTCAAAGAGGTGTTGGTGAAACCACAGATGTTGTACAGAAAGAAATGTATACTTTTATGGATAAAGGTGATAGAAGCGTTACCTTAAAGCCGGAAGGAACAGCAGGTGCGATTAGAGCTTATTTAGAGAATAACTTGTATGCGGAAAGTCAGCCGACTAAATTATTTTATGTAACGCCGGCTTTTCGTTATGAACAGCCTCAAAGTGGAAGACTGCGTCAGCACCACCAATTCGGAGTGGAGTTTGTCGGGTCTAAAAGCCCTCTTGCCGAGGTAGAGTTAATTACTTTAATTACTACTTTTATAAGTAAGATTGGACTTAGAAATGCCAAGCTTCACATTAACAGCATTGGCTGTGGAAATTGCAGAAAAACTTATAATGAGGCATTGCTTGCCTATCTGAAAAAGCATGAAGAAAAACTATGTCCGACCTGCAAAGAAAGAATGCAAAAAAATCCCTTAAGGGTATTGGATTGTAAGGTACCAACCTGTAAAGAAATCGTTAAGGAAGCACCTAGAACCATAGAGTATTTGGATGAGGAATGCAAAAATCACTTCGAAGAGTTACAAAGTCTCCTTACTGAACTTAATATACCGTTTGAGATTGATACAGGGATTGTTAGAGGACTTGACTATTATACAAAAACAGTATTTGAATTTGTCAATGAAGAAGGCTTTACCTTATGCGGCGGCGGACGTTATGACAATCTGGTTCATGAAATAGATGAGAAGCAGGATATCCCTTCTGTAGGGTTCGGAATGGGCATAGAACGAATTATTTACTTCTTAGAGAAAGAACAGGTAGAGCTTGAGACAGAACCCCCTATTCAGTTGTATGTAGGAATATTAGGAACAGAAGCAAAGGCCGCTGCCTATAAAATTGTGAATCAATTACGAAACGACGGAATAGTTGTAGAAACAGATTATATGGATAGAAGTGTAAAGGCGCAGATGAAGTATGCCAACAAAATCGGAGCTAAAAATACAGTTATCATTGGTGCAGACGAAATTGCCAATAACAAAGTGAAAATTAAAAATATGGACAACGGGGAACAGACAGAAGTTACTCTTAATGAAATTGTAAGTCATTATAAAAAGTAA
- a CDS encoding nucleotidyl cyclase domain-containing protein has product MDQERRMREIIVVCQMDGKIVKTTKYGEWGDIFRVGDYFYLSFQDGKSTEVKNFWNTLIKQGYVIGAVMSLELNGLLETVHVNAYSSHNKLYITLLKGCMETIQIMQKISGLGKSRGHSKNHTKDDREKLQEYMKLLESQMMLDSVTNTYNQRYFNKIIYEEAKKAAIKQYPITMILINLEQSACSENAPEVLKEAGSKAVFGDIELAAIAFARIAKDRLKDRKELLFRLARNEFLILCIQQNQIKANQVIDNINEAFTLQMPERILLTGIVELTPDKITEDFSVIPYLKMADDRIGLYRREKVMH; this is encoded by the coding sequence ATGGATCAAGAACGTAGAATGAGAGAAATTATAGTTGTCTGCCAAATGGATGGAAAAATAGTAAAAACAACAAAGTATGGGGAATGGGGAGATATATTTAGAGTAGGGGATTATTTTTATCTATCTTTTCAAGATGGGAAAAGTACAGAGGTTAAAAATTTCTGGAATACATTAATAAAACAAGGATATGTTATTGGAGCCGTGATGTCTTTAGAGTTAAATGGTTTGTTAGAAACGGTACATGTTAACGCATACAGCAGTCATAATAAGCTCTATATAACCTTATTAAAAGGTTGTATGGAGACAATTCAGATTATGCAAAAAATATCCGGGCTTGGTAAGAGCAGAGGTCACTCTAAAAATCATACAAAAGATGACAGGGAAAAACTGCAAGAGTACATGAAATTATTGGAAAGTCAAATGATGCTGGACAGTGTAACGAATACGTATAATCAACGTTATTTTAACAAAATAATTTATGAAGAAGCGAAAAAAGCAGCAATAAAGCAATACCCTATAACCATGATACTAATTAACCTTGAACAGTCAGCCTGTTCTGAGAATGCCCCAGAGGTTTTAAAAGAGGCGGGAAGTAAGGCAGTCTTTGGGGATATAGAACTTGCAGCGATTGCCTTTGCAAGGATTGCAAAGGATAGATTAAAGGATAGAAAGGAACTGTTATTCCGATTAGCTAGGAATGAATTCTTAATCTTATGTATACAACAAAACCAAATTAAAGCCAATCAAGTAATAGATAATATAAATGAAGCATTTACGTTGCAAATGCCGGAAAGAATTCTTCTAACTGGCATAGTGGAACTTACGCCGGATAAAATTACTGAAGATTTTAGTGTAATACCGTACTTAAAAATGGCAGATGACAGGATAGGGCTTTATCGCCGTGAAAAAGTAATGCATTAG
- a CDS encoding aminopeptidase gives MKQKNAWLKYDENQTREIFAFNEGYKKFISDCKTERECVQEIIKLAREQGYTDLKDAIKAKTPLKAGDKVYINNMEKAVALFILGKEPLEKGLKILGAHIDSPRLDVKQVPLYEDTDMAMLDTHYYGGIKKYQWVTLPLAIHGVVVKKDGTVINVVIGEDENDPVIGITDLLVHLSGAQLEKKAAKVIEGEDLNVLIGSMPVKEEEKDAVKANVLRILKEKYDFEEEDFLSAELEIVTAGKARDYGIDRSMVIGYGQDDRVCAYTSLQAMFEITETDRTCSCILVDKEEIGSVGASGMHSKFFENAVAELIDLAGEYSELKLRRAMQNSHMLSSDVSAAFDPNYPAVMEKKNSAYFGKGMVFNKYTGSRGKSGSNDANPEYMARLRNIMENHNVSYQTAELGKVDEGGGGTIAYIMANYNMEVIDSGVAVLNMHAPWEITSKVDIYETKNGYVAFLNEI, from the coding sequence ATGAAACAAAAAAATGCATGGTTAAAGTATGATGAAAATCAGACCAGAGAAATATTCGCCTTTAATGAAGGCTATAAAAAATTCATCTCCGACTGTAAAACCGAAAGAGAATGTGTACAGGAAATAATAAAACTAGCAAGAGAACAAGGCTATACGGACTTAAAAGATGCTATAAAAGCAAAAACTCCATTAAAAGCAGGAGATAAAGTGTACATAAACAATATGGAGAAGGCAGTTGCTTTATTTATTCTAGGCAAAGAACCTTTAGAGAAGGGGTTAAAGATTCTAGGCGCTCATATTGATTCTCCAAGACTTGACGTAAAGCAGGTACCCCTGTATGAAGATACAGATATGGCAATGTTAGATACCCATTACTATGGCGGAATTAAGAAGTACCAATGGGTTACTCTTCCTCTGGCTATACATGGTGTAGTAGTAAAGAAAGACGGCACTGTAATAAATGTTGTAATTGGTGAAGATGAGAATGACCCGGTTATTGGTATCACTGATTTGCTGGTGCATTTATCCGGTGCACAATTAGAGAAAAAAGCCGCTAAGGTAATTGAAGGAGAAGACTTAAATGTCTTAATCGGCAGTATGCCAGTTAAGGAAGAAGAAAAAGATGCAGTTAAAGCAAATGTATTACGTATCTTAAAGGAAAAATATGACTTTGAAGAAGAAGATTTTCTCTCTGCGGAATTAGAAATTGTAACGGCAGGTAAAGCAAGAGATTATGGTATTGACCGCAGTATGGTAATTGGTTACGGACAGGATGACAGAGTGTGTGCTTATACCTCTTTACAGGCAATGTTTGAAATAACAGAAACAGACAGAACCTGCTCCTGCATACTGGTTGACAAGGAAGAAATTGGAAGTGTCGGTGCCTCTGGTATGCACTCTAAATTCTTTGAGAATGCCGTTGCAGAACTTATAGATTTAGCAGGAGAATACTCCGAGTTAAAACTAAGACGTGCCATGCAAAACTCTCATATGCTATCTTCTGATGTTAGTGCAGCATTCGACCCTAATTATCCTGCTGTTATGGAAAAGAAGAATTCTGCATATTTTGGAAAAGGTATGGTATTTAATAAATATACAGGTTCCAGAGGAAAATCAGGTTCTAACGATGCTAATCCGGAATATATGGCTCGTCTAAGAAATATTATGGAAAACCATAATGTATCTTATCAGACTGCCGAGCTTGGTAAGGTAGATGAAGGCGGCGGCGGTACCATTGCTTACATAATGGCTAATTATAATATGGAGGTTATTGATAGTGGTGTGGCGGTACTTAACATGCATGCACCTTGGGAAATAACCAGTAAAGTAGATATCTATGAGACCAAAAACGGTTATGTTGCCTTTTTAAATGAAATATAA
- a CDS encoding Dabb family protein: MVKHIVLWKHGDNFSETEKQEHAKIIKESLEALVHKIPGVISIKVITNPLPSGSGDADLILDSTFESIDALNTYQEHPEHIKAATYVRSVVKDRKCIDYWE, encoded by the coding sequence ATGGTTAAGCATATTGTTCTTTGGAAGCATGGGGATAATTTTTCAGAAACAGAAAAACAGGAACATGCAAAAATTATAAAAGAAAGTTTGGAAGCATTAGTTCATAAGATTCCGGGAGTTATATCCATAAAAGTAATAACAAATCCTTTGCCGTCAGGTTCAGGTGATGCAGACCTTATTCTGGACAGCACGTTTGAGAGTATAGACGCATTAAATACCTATCAGGAACATCCAGAACACATAAAGGCTGCAACTTATGTAAGAAGCGTTGTGAAAGACCGTAAATGTATTGACTACTGGGAATAA